Proteins found in one Channa argus isolate prfri chromosome 7, Channa argus male v1.0, whole genome shotgun sequence genomic segment:
- the csad gene encoding cysteine sulfinic acid decarboxylase isoform X1 — MASTTERHLNGLNSCESQHLVVDPSLPLKCSPVIKDSFVLNHPMFDMQAAESFIHQAMELILKEAVKKATDVTEKVCEWHSPEKLKELMDLELRDGGESESKILQCCKDAIRYSVKSTHPRFFNQLFAGMEPYSLVASFINETIKTSVYTYEMAPVFTLMEDALLRKMIEVIGWKEGDGIFNPGGSMSNMYAVNLARYRYCPDIKEVGLFAAKRLVILTSQECHYSISKGAALLGIGTKNVYKVPCDKRGKMIPSALEEQIKLAKSEGAVPFMVNATAGTTVLGAFDPIEEIADICEKYNLWLHVDACWGGAALMSKKHKHLLKGIHRVNSVAWNPHKMLMASLQCSAFLVRDKTGLLQHCHSAQASYLFQQDKFYDVSYDTGDKSVQCSRKPDAFKFWLMWKALGTTELEKRVDRALAMARYLEQEIRKREGYRLLMEPEYANICFWYIPPSLRNLPDGPKLWEKLHTVAPVVKERMMKKGSMMIGYQAHCNKPNFFRMVVISPQVKKDDLDFVLDEIHNLGKDL; from the exons ATGGCATCGACCACGGAAAGACACTTGAATG GGCTGAATTCCTGTGAAAGCCAACACCTTGTGGTAGATCCTAGTCTTCCATTGAAATGTTCACCAGTTATCAAGGACAGTTTTGTCCTGAATCACCCCATGTTTGACATGCAAGCAGCAGAGAGCTTCATCCACCAGGCTATGGAACTAATTCTGAAAGAGGCAGTGAAAAAGGCCACGGATGTCACAGAAAAG GTTTGTGAGTGGCATTCCCCCGAAAAGCTGAAGGAGTTAATGGACCTTGAGttgagagatggaggagagtcTGAGTCTAAGATCCTGCAGTGCTGCAAAGATGCCATCAGATACAGCGTGAAGTCCA CCCATCCTCGTTTTTTCAACCAGCTCTTCGCAGGGATGGAGCCCTACTCCTTGGTGGCAAGCTTCATTAACGAAACAATCAAAACCAGTGT GTACACATACGAGATGGCTCCAGTCTTTACACTGATGGAGGATGCTCTGCTGAGGAAAATGATAGAGGTGATTGGCTGGAAAGAAGGAGATGGAATCTTTAACCCAG GTGGCTCAATGTCCAACATGTATGCTGTGAACTTAGCCAGGTACCGTTACTGCCCAGATATTAAAGAGGTGGGGCTCTTTGCTGCTAAACGGCTGGTCATATTAACATCACAGGAG TGTCATTATTCGATTTCCAAAGGAGCAGCTTTACTGGGCATTGGCACTAAGAATGTTTACAAGGTGCCATGTGATAAAAG agGGAAGATGATTCCCTCCGCTCTGGAGGAACAAATAAAGTTAGCTAAAAGTGAG ggaGCAGTTCCCTTCATGGTAAATGCCACAGCAGGGACCACAGTGCTCGGAGCTTTCGACCCCATCGAGGAAATTGCAGACATCTGTGAGAAGTACAACCTGTGGCTGCATGTGGAT GCATGTTGGGGAGGAGCAGCTCTGATGTCTAAGAAGCATAAGCACTTGTTGAAAGGCATCCACAG AGTCAACTCTGTGGCCTGGAACCCTCACAAGATGCTGATGGCGTCTCTGCAGTGCTCTGCTTTCCTGGTCAGAGACAAAACA GGTCTCCTCCAGCACTGCCATTCTGCTCAGGCCTCCTACCTCTTCCAGCAGGATAAGTTCTATGATGTCAGCTACGACACAGGGGACAAGTCTGTCCAATGCAGCAGGAAGCCAGATGCCTTCAAGTTCTGGCTCATGTGGAAGGCTTTAGGCACCACAGAGCTGGAGAAAAGGGTTGACAGAGCCCTGGCCATGGCCCG GTATCTGGAACAAGAAATAAGGAAAAGAGAGGGGTACCGGCTCTTGATGGAA CCTgaatatgcaaacatttgcttCTGGTACATTCCACCAAGTCTGAGGAACCTTCCAGATGGTCCTAAGCTCTGGGAAAAGCTCCATACT GTGGCCCCAGTGGTGAAGGAGCGCATGATGAAGAAGGGCAGCATGATGATTGGCTACCAGGCCCACTGTAACAAGCCCAACTTTTTTAGGATGGTGGTCATCAGTCCTCAGGTGAAAAAGGACGACCTGGATTTTGTCCTGGATGAGATACACAACCTGGGAAAGGACTTGTGA
- the csad gene encoding cysteine sulfinic acid decarboxylase isoform X2, protein MAPVFTLMEDALLRKMIEVIGWKEGDGIFNPGGSMSNMYAVNLARYRYCPDIKEVGLFAAKRLVILTSQECHYSISKGAALLGIGTKNVYKVPCDKRGKMIPSALEEQIKLAKSEGAVPFMVNATAGTTVLGAFDPIEEIADICEKYNLWLHVDACWGGAALMSKKHKHLLKGIHRVNSVAWNPHKMLMASLQCSAFLVRDKTGLLQHCHSAQASYLFQQDKFYDVSYDTGDKSVQCSRKPDAFKFWLMWKALGTTELEKRVDRALAMARYLEQEIRKREGYRLLMEPEYANICFWYIPPSLRNLPDGPKLWEKLHTVAPVVKERMMKKGSMMIGYQAHCNKPNFFRMVVISPQVKKDDLDFVLDEIHNLGKDL, encoded by the exons ATGGCTCCAGTCTTTACACTGATGGAGGATGCTCTGCTGAGGAAAATGATAGAGGTGATTGGCTGGAAAGAAGGAGATGGAATCTTTAACCCAG GTGGCTCAATGTCCAACATGTATGCTGTGAACTTAGCCAGGTACCGTTACTGCCCAGATATTAAAGAGGTGGGGCTCTTTGCTGCTAAACGGCTGGTCATATTAACATCACAGGAG TGTCATTATTCGATTTCCAAAGGAGCAGCTTTACTGGGCATTGGCACTAAGAATGTTTACAAGGTGCCATGTGATAAAAG agGGAAGATGATTCCCTCCGCTCTGGAGGAACAAATAAAGTTAGCTAAAAGTGAG ggaGCAGTTCCCTTCATGGTAAATGCCACAGCAGGGACCACAGTGCTCGGAGCTTTCGACCCCATCGAGGAAATTGCAGACATCTGTGAGAAGTACAACCTGTGGCTGCATGTGGAT GCATGTTGGGGAGGAGCAGCTCTGATGTCTAAGAAGCATAAGCACTTGTTGAAAGGCATCCACAG AGTCAACTCTGTGGCCTGGAACCCTCACAAGATGCTGATGGCGTCTCTGCAGTGCTCTGCTTTCCTGGTCAGAGACAAAACA GGTCTCCTCCAGCACTGCCATTCTGCTCAGGCCTCCTACCTCTTCCAGCAGGATAAGTTCTATGATGTCAGCTACGACACAGGGGACAAGTCTGTCCAATGCAGCAGGAAGCCAGATGCCTTCAAGTTCTGGCTCATGTGGAAGGCTTTAGGCACCACAGAGCTGGAGAAAAGGGTTGACAGAGCCCTGGCCATGGCCCG GTATCTGGAACAAGAAATAAGGAAAAGAGAGGGGTACCGGCTCTTGATGGAA CCTgaatatgcaaacatttgcttCTGGTACATTCCACCAAGTCTGAGGAACCTTCCAGATGGTCCTAAGCTCTGGGAAAAGCTCCATACT GTGGCCCCAGTGGTGAAGGAGCGCATGATGAAGAAGGGCAGCATGATGATTGGCTACCAGGCCCACTGTAACAAGCCCAACTTTTTTAGGATGGTGGTCATCAGTCCTCAGGTGAAAAAGGACGACCTGGATTTTGTCCTGGATGAGATACACAACCTGGGAAAGGACTTGTGA